The following are encoded in a window of Gramella sp. MT6 genomic DNA:
- a CDS encoding TonB-dependent receptor codes for MPITIMGDKEFENVPSINSKALRINLNENIYGTFSEIGAGQETVRNFFRAGGASGTIAKAMSAYDKDFSDAIYGVENDRRYVTEARLKKMLSHETRLIEERISREKHPNKLFFTYANTVATIDFAKKYKGHGWVGIRYQVEPGEDYNEILLHVRFHENDARHQQNTLGILGVNLIYGAYYKYDNPKKLLRYLYDHIDKDQIEIDTINFSGPKFEKVDNRLMSLQLVKNGMTEAVMFGPDGNNVLPAKILYKKNILALRGSFRPVTKVNMDMYERSKEMFFNESKVNRENTEIIFEITLSNLRAEGEIDERDFMDRAELLCSLGQTVMISNFQEYYRVVEYFSRYSKQRMGLTMGVQNLVDVFDEKYYRHLSGGILEAFGKLFFKDLKVYLYPLKDPETGEITTSENVKVHPRMKELYKFFKYNGRVEDITNYNPDIMDIYSREVLKMISEGKDGWEDMLPEKTTKMIKEKNLFHYQERKEKAKTEEV; via the coding sequence ATGCCAATTACTATAATGGGCGATAAGGAATTTGAGAATGTTCCGTCAATAAATAGTAAAGCCCTTCGCATCAATTTGAATGAAAACATCTATGGGACGTTTTCAGAGATTGGTGCTGGCCAGGAAACCGTTCGTAACTTTTTTCGGGCTGGAGGCGCTTCAGGTACCATTGCAAAAGCGATGAGTGCCTATGACAAGGACTTTAGTGATGCGATATATGGAGTTGAGAATGACCGTCGTTACGTTACTGAAGCTCGTTTAAAGAAAATGCTTTCTCACGAAACAAGGCTCATCGAAGAAAGAATTTCAAGAGAAAAACATCCCAATAAATTATTTTTCACCTATGCCAATACTGTAGCAACTATAGATTTTGCTAAAAAATATAAAGGTCATGGTTGGGTTGGAATCAGATACCAGGTTGAACCAGGTGAAGATTACAATGAGATTCTACTACATGTTCGATTTCATGAAAATGATGCGAGACACCAACAAAACACACTTGGGATCCTTGGTGTAAACCTTATTTACGGTGCTTATTATAAATATGATAATCCTAAGAAACTTCTTAGATATCTATACGATCATATAGATAAGGATCAAATCGAGATCGATACAATTAACTTCTCCGGTCCAAAATTCGAAAAGGTAGATAACAGATTAATGAGTCTCCAGCTGGTAAAGAATGGAATGACCGAGGCGGTAATGTTTGGGCCAGATGGAAATAATGTTCTTCCCGCTAAGATCCTTTATAAAAAGAATATTCTCGCTTTAAGAGGTAGCTTTAGACCAGTAACGAAAGTTAATATGGATATGTATGAGCGGTCTAAAGAAATGTTCTTTAATGAAAGTAAGGTAAATAGAGAAAATACTGAGATCATTTTTGAGATCACCCTTTCCAACCTTAGGGCGGAAGGAGAGATCGATGAAAGAGATTTCATGGACCGTGCAGAACTGTTATGTTCTCTTGGACAAACCGTAATGATCTCAAATTTCCAGGAGTATTACAGGGTTGTTGAATACTTCTCTCGTTATTCCAAGCAAAGAATGGGTCTGACTATGGGTGTTCAAAACCTGGTAGATGTATTCGATGAGAAATACTATCGTCACCTAAGCGGTGGAATTCTTGAAGCTTTTGGTAAACTGTTCTTTAAAGATCTTAAGGTTTATCTATATCCATTGAAAGATCCTGAAACCGGTGAGATCACTACCAGTGAAAATGTAAAAGTACATCCTCGTATGAAGGAACTTTACAAATTCTTCAAATATAATGGACGTGTAGAAGACATCACCAATTACAATCCAGATATCATGGATATCTACTCTCGTGAAGTACTTAAAATGATTAGCGAAGGAAAAGATGGATGGGAAGATATGCTGCCTGAAAAAACTACGAAAATGATCAAGGAAAAGAATCTTTTCCATTATCAGGAACGTAAAGAAAAAGCTAAGACCGAGGAGGTTTAA